In Mustela lutreola isolate mMusLut2 chromosome 1, mMusLut2.pri, whole genome shotgun sequence, one genomic interval encodes:
- the LOC131821475 gene encoding olfactory receptor 52H1-like, with protein sequence MMATLNLTSFSPGSFVLMGIPGLEPFHIWIGIPFFVIYLVALAGNGILLYLITMDHSLHEPMFFFLSMLASADLILCTTSVPKTLGIFWLKAQKITFPGCLTQMFFLHFSFFLDSAILLGMAFDRYMAICSPLRYTSVLTPRTIVKIMVGIVVRSFSVVLPVVFLVKRLPFCKSCIIPHTYCEHIGVARLACADISINIWYGFAVPVMTVISDLILIVISYSLILHAVFHLPSRDAREKALSTCGSHVSVILIFYTPAIFSALTHRFGHNISLTFHIMFANLYVAIPPALNPIIYGVKTKQIRDKVTFLFFSKGMQ encoded by the coding sequence ATGATGGCTACACTGAATTTAACAAGTTTCAGTCCAGGCTCCTTCGTGCTCATGGGGATCCCAGGGCTGGAGCCATTCCACATCTGGATTGGGATTCCTTTCTTCGTTATCTATCTGGTGGCCCTTGCAGGCAACGGTATCCTTCTTTACCTCATCACGATGGACCACAGCCTCCATGAGCCcatgttcttctttctctccatgtTGGCTTCTGCAGACCTCATATTATGTACCACTTCTGTGCCCAAAACCCTCGGCATATTCTGGTTGAAAGCTCAGAAAATTACTTTTCCTGGCTGCCTTACCCAAATGTTCTTTCTTCACTTCAGTTTTTTTCTGGACTCAGCCATTTTGTTGGGTATGGCATTTGATCGTTACATGGCCATTTGTTCTCCTTTGAGATACACAAGTGTTTTGACACCTAGGACAATTGTCAAAATCATGGTGGGCATTGTTGTTCGGAGCTTCAGTGTCGTTCTGCCTGTTGTTTTCCTGGTGAAGCGTTTGCCCTTCTGCAAGTCATGTATCATCCCTCACACATACTGTGAACATATAGGGGTGGCCCGGCTGGCCTGTGCTGACATCTCCATCAACATTTGGTATGGTTTTGCTGTGCCTGTAATGACTGTTATCTCAGACCTGATCCTCATTGTTATTTCCTACTCTCTCatccttcatgctgttttccaccttCCATCCAGAGATGCCCGAGAGAAAGCCCTCAGCACCTGTGGTTCCCATGTCAGTGTCATTCTCATATTCTACACACCAGCCATATTCTCTGCCCTCACTCATCGCTTCGGTCACAATATCTCTCTCACCTTTCATATCATGTTTGCCAACCTCTATGTGGCCATCCCTCCTGCACTCAATCCCATCATTTATGGTGTAAAAACCAAGCAGATCAGGGACAaggtcacttttcttttcttttctaaagggATGCAGTGA